The DNA window GAATAGTCTCACTAGGCTTATGGGTATAATACTTTTTTTTCTGATCGGGTGGAACCTCTTCAAAGTGGCCTTTGAGCTCTATAAATCAGGAGAAGTTACTCTTACCCGCCAACTTCCATTCTATCCCATCGCGTATGGGCTTGGAATCTGCTGTTTATTCCAGTGTCTGGTATTAATTTGTGACATCTTCAAGATAATTGGAGGCAAATATGAATGAGGTAATTGTCGGCATAATCGGTTTGGCAGTTGTATTGATTCTATTCCTCACCGGAATCGAACTGGCATTCGCCATGATCGCCATAGGTTTTCTTGGCTTCGGGTACCTAATTTCCTGGGATGCCGCGTTGAATCTTCTCGCGAAAGATTTTTTCGATGTTCTCAACAGTTATGGTTTTACCGTTATTCCGCTCTTCATATTGATGGGGCAGGTTGCGTTCAACTCAGGTATCGCCAAGAGACTGTTTGATGCAGCCTATAAATATATCGGTCACATCCCAGGAGGATTGGCCATGGCAACGGTCGCCGGGGCTACGGCTTTCAAGTCCATATGCGGTTCCTCTCCGGCCACTGCGGCTACTTTCGCAAGTGTTGCAGTCCCTGAAATGGAACGTTACGGGTACGACAAAAGGCTATCCACTGGTATTGTGTCCAGCGTCGGCACCCTTGGGGTCCTCCTGCCACCCAGTGTTACACTGATCATTTTCGGAATTATCACCGACCAGTCCATAGGGAGACTCTTTCTTGCCGGGATTCTTCCAGGTCTCATGATCGCTGCCTTCTTTGTTGCCATCGTCTATGGGTGGTGCAAAATAAATCCCAAAATAGGCCCCAAGGGTCCGAAATCATCGTGGAGTGAAAGAATAAAAGCGGTGCCGGAAATAGGATGGGTTGTCCTGGTCTTCGTTCTCGTCATCGGCGGTATCCTGAAAGGCTTCTTCACGCCGACAGAAGCAGGGAGCGTGGGTACGTTCCTCGTTCTTCTACTCACATTCGGTAAGAGGGACCTCAATTTCAAAGGTTACCTGAAGTCCGTCATGGAATCGGTTTGCACTGCATGTATGGTACTTATGCTGATTGCGGGCTCGACAGTGCTCGGTCACTTCATAGCCGTGACGAAAATACCGATGATCGCCGCCGATTGGATCGTCTCGCTTCCACTGCACCCGGCAATAATTATGATCTTCATCTCGCTCATCTACTTGGTCGGCGGATCTTTTATTGATGACCTTGCGTTCATGATCCTTGCCACCCCCATATTCTTCCCGGCCATTCAGCAACTGGGTTATAACCCGCTCTGGTTCGGAATGATGATCGGCATTACCGTTATGATCGGCGTGGTGGTACCTCCGGTGGCGATCAACGTCTTCGTGGTAAAACAGATCACGAAAATTCCGTTCGGCGTCATCTATAGCGGGGTATACCCGTTCCTCATCAGTCTCGTTGTGGGCGGCATCGTACTCTTTGTTTTTCCTCAGCTTGCCACCTGGCTTCCAAACATGCTTATGCCAGGGTAAATAATGGTTCCTTATTAAATTGATGCTATGGCAATCAAAGGGCTTCTCGCGAGAAGCCCTTTGATTTTAACACGAGAATATCTTTTGCGGTTCATACGTATGCCAAAAGAGCTTTTGCTCAAGGATGGCAATTTCTTTCAGGATGCATTAAAGGTTTGACATGGTACTCTGTTATGTATTATATAAAAACACAATGCGGGAATAACTCAGTGGTAGAGTGCAACCTTGCCAAGGTTGAAGTCGCGGGTTCAAATCCCGTTTCCCGCTCCATACATACGTTTGTTGGTAAATCGCAGCCGGTGGATAGGATAAGACCCTGAAGGGTCTGACTGTTTGTTTTTATTCACTCAAGGTCAGGGCGGCATAGCCAAGTGGTAAGGCAGCGGTCTGCAAAACCGTTATTCTCCGGTTCAAATCCGGATGCCGCCTCCATTTATTTATTCGATTACAAAATCCCACGCAGCATCTTCGATCCACAGGCAGAAATAGCCTCTGCCCATAAGCCCTTTTGGTTTGACGGTATAAAGATTGTTCCCCTTTTTCTGCGTTGTAAATTCAATATTCTTCCCGAACATGTATTGAGGCTTTCCAAGAGGCGAGGCCTGGAGGAAAAGAAGAGGGTTCAAGGTGAGGACTTCCATATTCTGGGGACCGTATAGGACAAAATACTCGAAGTCTTTGAGGGCATAGACCGCCGGCTTATTGCTTTCCACGAACAGCATGCCGTTCTGGTCCTGAACGATATTGGGAACAATCCTTTTGAGTCCTCCGGTTGTCTGTATATACGTGCCAAACTCCTTGGGGGTTACTATTTTGTCATCTTTCCCATAAAGCGGAACAGTTGAAAATACCATAATGAGAAGAGCTGTTATGACTGTGTGGAGCACAGTGGGTCTGTACATGTAATTCCCTCCAAATTAAAATTGTGTGCCCTTATTAGGGCACGTAATGATAGTTTTCCGTTCTTTCGTGCCCTATGAAAACCCATTGCCACGCGCTTTAAGCATCATCCGGGGCAGCATAAGAGAATGGTAACTTAAGCGCTCCATGATAGTCCCTCTGATGGGCGAGAATTGCTTTTTCTATGCCGATAAGGAAAATTCTTGGACAATATCCGCTCAAACCCATCAAGAACACCTTTTATGACATCCGGTTCGCATGCTCATTGAACATGAGGCCATCATTAGTCCGTCGTGCAAAGTCAATCTCAAATCTCAAACTCCTGAGAAAATCCACTTGGTTGACTATTAGGATAGCATTCAATGGCAGAAAAAAGGATCTTGCTCTCGTTGTGGTTGTGCGTGATGGCCAACTCGCCAGCTCTTTGACCGCTTGCGTTGTTTGACTCCATGGCCGGCGCGGTAAAAATAATTTCATCCTTTTCGACGCCCACAAGGACGACGACCTTTTTCGCGTCCATTCCATCGCCTCATGGGGCAGCGTACCCTCCTCTGTCAGAGCTGACGAGATGTTTCCGAATTGCCGTGTTGGGTGCGGCATCATGACATAAAGAAGTCTTGGGTCAAGGGCAGTGGCAGACCCATGGTCGAAGCAGATTCATCTCATCTAAAAATATATCACAATATTTCCGGGCTTGTATACCCATTTATCCTGCAAGGCAGGGGGTTGTTTTTCCTGTTTCGTTCCCATTGCGCCAGCTGGGGTAGGACTTCGGGGCGGGCGGGCGGCGGCCTTCCCGCCAGAATGAAGAAAAATACTCTAAGTCGTTGTTATCCCTTTTTTATTGACCTGTTTACCGGGTATCTGTTACATACTTACAGTTTTGATTCAAGGAGGAAGGTATGCAAAAACGATACTTGCTGGCTCCAGGTCCGACGGCGATACCACCCGAGGTCCTGCTGAAGATGGCTGAACCGATCATACATCATAGAAACCCTCTTTTTGAGGCCATAGTAGAAGAAGTAAGGGAGAATCTGAAGTATCTCTTCGGAACGAAGAATGAGGTGTTAATTTTCACTTCTTCAGGTACAGGGGCAATGGAAGGTGCGGTAACCAACATGCTTTCCCCGGGAGACAAAACGGCGGTCGTGAGAAGCGGGAAATTTGGGGAGCGGTGGTCCAAGATCTGCAGCGCCTACGGTGTGGAGACAATAGACATAGACGTGCCGTGGGGAGATCTTCTCGACCCAAGGGCCATTGATGATGTCCTCAAGGTTCATCCGGAAGTGAAGGCAGTCTATACTCAGGCTACGGACACCTCGACAGGGGCGAAATTTCCGGTCAGAGAGATCGCGGCCATAGTAAAAAGATACCCCGGCACCCTTATGGTGGTCGACGGCATCACAGGGGTAGGTGTCTTTGAACTACCCCAAGATGAGTGGAACATAGATATCCTGATAAGCGGCGCCCAAAAAGCCCTTATGCTGCCCCCTGGCTTGGCCTTTGCCGGTGTGAGCGACAAGGCGTGGGAGTTCAGTAAAACCTCAAAGATACCAAAATTCTATTTCAATTGGGCCAGAGAGCTCACAAATATGAAAAAAAATCAGACCAACTTTACACCCGCAATCTCCCTTATTATCGGTCTCAGGGAGTCCCTTAGGATTATCCGGGAGGAGGGGTTAGCGAATGTTTACAGACGGATTGATCTCCTTGCCAACGCTACCCGTGAGGCGGCGTGCGCCCTCGGTCTCAAGGTATTCGCCAAGTCCCCCAGTCCGGCGGTCACCGCGATCGTCGCCCCAGACGGAATTGACGGACAGGCGATATATAAGACCCTTTGGAAGAAGTACGGGGTCACGGGGGCTGGAGGCCAGGATCAGTTGAAGGGCAAGGTATTCAGGATCGCCACCTTGGGGTACGCAGACAAATATGACGTTATAACGGCAATTTCTGCCCTTGAATTTACTTTAAGAGATCTGGGCTATAAATTCGAAATGGGGGCAGGGGTAGCAAAGGCCGTTGATTGCCTCAAGGACCTCTAACATAACAAAGATAAAGACGGGGCCTTGTCGGAGGAAACAGGGACGGAAACTATACCCGTAATAAAAGGCGTTATTTTTGACTTTGACGGTACCCTGACGGAACTGACGCTTGATTTCCGGTTCATGAAGGCAGAGATTGTCAAGATCGTTCGGCGGTATGTGCAGGAGGAGACAGTAACGGCATTAAAAGATCACCCTATCTTGGAGATGATTTATGAGGCGGAAGACCGACTCGGGAAGACAGGCGCGAAGTTGAGACAGGAGGCCTTTGAACGCTTAAGAATCCTTGAGCTTGAAGCGTCCATGGGCAAAGAGGTCTATCCGTATACCAGGGAAGTGTTGGCGCTGATAAAAAAGAAAAGCGTCAAGGTTGGCGTCATCACGCGAAGCTGCATTGATGTGTTGAGAGGTGTCTTCCCTGATATTGATGAATACGTCATGGGTATCGTAACCCGTGAGCATTTAAGGGAGGTTAAGCCTCATCCGGGACAGGCATATGCCATCTCTTCGCTTCTTTCCATTTATCCGGAAGAGAGTATGCTTGCCGGCGATCATCCCACAGATATCGCAGCCGGGAAAGCGGCAGGAATGAAAACCGTCGGTCTTCTTACCGGACGAACTACGAAACATGAGTTTGAAAAGGCCGGAGCCACATATATTCTGGAAGATATACGCGGAATACCCGATCTAATCCATTGATCCTCACCTCTTACTTAAGTGACAGCGTTTCCCCCGTCCCGTCTCAGGGAAAGAGTCACGGTGATGGGGAATAAAGCCTTACCCGCTGAACCGGTATTTCCGGGAAAATGGGACTGCATAATGGGGTCTTTGTGCAGCAACTCTGCTGTGACCGGTTATACTGTTGCCGTTCATTGATATAACCAGATCGGTATTCCTCGTCGGGTCTTGAGAAATAAGAACAACAAAACCTGTAAAAAGCTGTATAGACAGAGACAAGCTAAACATGCCCTTGGCAATTGTGAAACAAACTCATCGTAATTTTCGTATGTTATAGCTAACGCACTTGTACAGACGTCCAATCATCCTTAGTCTCCGGAACTAAACGTGAGTGACTGTTTCCGGAGCCGGCTCAAATCTCGGATACGCAGTATCTTGCATCTATTCGATTCATTTTATGTGCTCTTGCAGACTGTTTTCGATTGTGGCGACTATGGAAGTCATTTCGGAAAATAAATTGCAATTCCGGCGTCAGATACAAATAAGGACGCTGTTGTGAATGGACTGGCAACGGGAAGGAAATTCAAGAATCAAGGCAGGCTCACGGAATACGAGCTTCCATGGGCCTGCCTTGATATATTTGATTATGCGCCATATGCCGGCGGCAACCCGTCGGATTTGGTCATCTCTATTTTTTTGGAGCAGGAGTCGCAGATTTGGCCGGGACTGCAGGTTGCGCCGGAGTCGCAGCAGCATTGCCGCTTAAGGCAGCGGCCGCCTCTTCCTTCTTCGCCGTCGTCTGGTCCTGCAATGCCTTCAGATCATCGGCTGCTTCCTTGATGTTAGGACCTTGAAATTTTTCTTTGACGGATGTCAGGTCAGTTTCCCATTTAGTTATCAGCGCCTGATATTCTTCGCACTGCGCAGCAAGAGCTTTTTTCTTCTGGGCGCCTTCCACCAAAGCCTTCACTTCATCAATTGTCTTTTGGACTTCCTGAATGGATTGCTCCGCGTCGGTTTTCATTTTTGCCTTTGCGGGTTCAACGCCTGAAATTGCCTGCTGGGCAAGTCCCTCGCTCTCGATAAAAGCTTCTTTAGCTTCTTTGTATTTCTTTCCGGCTACCAAGTCTTTGCCCGTTTGCAATGATTCGTCCGCCTTGGCAAAGAGATCGGGCACATATGCGGGAGCCTCTTTTTGTTTCGCATCTTCCATCGCCATTTCCGCCTTTGCCATTTCTTCCGTGGGAGGCTTGGCGCATCCGGTAAAGACTGCAAAGGACAGCACAAGTGTTGCAGTAAGAAATGTGCAAAAAAGGTTTCTGCTAAGCATCATATCTGCCTCCTGACGCAATTTTTCCTTATTGTATCATAAGGATTTTCAAAAAACAAAACGCAAAGCAAGCTGCAGTCAGTGTTTACCTGAGCCTGCCCGCCTAAAAAACCTTTTCCTGCAAGGAATTGCCCATTCCAGCCGCGAAGGAGAGGACCTAAGGGGAAACGTATTTCATGGGCAAACGGACTTCCGTTTTGTGGTATGATAGGATGTTTGAAGACAGCCTGACAGGAGATGAACAGAATGAATGCCGACAATGCCGACAATTATGAAGTCATGATAGGAAATCATGCCATCGCACGGGGTCTCGTCGAGGCGGGCCTTGATCTTGCTGCAGCCTATCCTGGGACGCCAAGTTCTGAAATCCTGCCAGGCATAATTAAGTTCAACGAAAGAGAGAATGGGGCGACCTACGCCGAATGGTCCGCCAACGAGCGATGTGCTTTCGAGGTGGCTTTCGGGGCCGCCGCCGCTGGAAAGCAGGCCGCATGCATGATGAAACAGGTGGGCCTGAATGTCGCTTTCCCCTCCCTTCTTAGAGGGAAAAATAAATCAATAAAAGGAGCCCTTGTCGTTGTCTCCTGTGACGACCCCGGTCCGCAGTCGTCACAGACGGAACAAGATACAAGACTGCTCGCCTCCATATTCGGGATACCGCTTCTCGATCCGGCGTCGCCTAAAGAAGCGGGGGATGCCGCATACTATGCTCTGAAATATTCATTCGAACACAAAACGCCCGTTATATTGCGATCCACTCACAGAGTGAGTCATTCAAGGGAGGCGGTCCCTCTTTATTCGCCCGGACAAAGAGATGTTGTTCTCCGGGAAGGCGTGCAGGCAGGCACGGGCAGGAAATTGGGAATTGTAGCCTCCGGCATGAGCAGTTCCCTGGCCTTTGACGTCCTCACCCGGCTTGACGTCTGGGAAGACGTCTCACTCTACAAGGTGATGAAGATCGTTCCGACAGATAAGGGAATGATTGATTTTGTGAAAATGAACGAGAGAATTCTGGTCATTGAGGAGACAGACGCCGTCCTGGAGGCGATAATCGGAGAGGGCGGCAAGGTGATGGGAAGAAGGAACGGTTACATTCCATGCCAGGGAGAGCTGACCTATGACACAGTCAGGGATGTCATAGGGCGTACGTTAGGCGAAATGGGTATTTTGGGCAAAGCAAGAGAAGCATTTGTCCCGGACAGATCTGTCGCGGAAGCCTTGAAAGATGTCCCGTTTTCCCCGAGACCACCGAAGCTTTGCGCCGGATGCCCTCACCGGGCCTCTTTTTATGCCATGAAACAGGCTTTCCCCGATGCGGTCTTTCCAGGCGACATAGGCTGCTACACCCTGGGCATATCACTGGGAGCTGTGGATACATGTCTTGACATGGGTTCCGGTGTGACTTTCGCCTCCGGTTTCTACGATACATTCATCCAAGATGGGAAGCTGGTTCCCATTATAGCCTCCATCGGCGACTCAACTTTCTTTCATGCATGCCTCACTCCGCTCTATGACGCAGTATTGAAGCAGAAGCGGTTCATCCTTGTACTTATGGATAACTCCACCACCGCCATGACCGGGATGCAGCCTACACCTCAAACGGGGATAGCGGCTGATGGCACTGCAGGACACTCCATCAGGATAGAGGATATCCTGACCGGCTTCGGTATCGGATTCCTGAGAGTTGTCGATCCATACGACGTACCTCTCTTAATAGACACAGTCAGGGAAGCTTACGCCTATCTGGAGAAAGACGGGCAGACTCCGGCTGTAATCGTTGCCAGAAGAGAGTGCGTCCTTCTCTCTAAAGGAGAACAGGAGAAGATATTCGACCCGGCTGCGTTTATCGACGCTTGCGTGGGTTGCAGGAGTTGTGTCGATCTTTTCGATTGCCCCGGACTCGCCTTTGACGAGGAACAACGTAAAATAAGGATTGACGACGGGCTCTGCCTTCGGTGCGGCACGTGCCTTTACGTCTGCCCCGTGCAGGGTAAAATATAACAGCCAAAGGATATTCTGCATCTGGCTTGAACGGCGCCGGGATGTATTTCATGAACAGGACAGGAAGTGTGGACAGCGGGAAGATCCTCTCAATTGTAATTATTACAAAAGACACGAAAGACCTCCTTAAGGACCTGCTCACGTCCATCGGACAGGACGCCTCAACCCAATTTTCCCTCCTCGAAATCATTGTGGTCGACAACGGGTCAACCGACGGGACAGATGTAATGGTCCGCGAGGAATTCTCCGGGATATTACTGGTGAAAAATGGGGCGAACCTCGGGTTTGCCGCGTCGGCCAATGCGGGGTTTAGGCAGTCCTCCGGAGAATTCGTGCTTTTCCTCAATTCCGACACTATCCTTATAGAAGGGGAGTTGTCGAAAATGTTGCGGTATATGGTTCACAACCGCGATGTGGGTATATGCGGTCCGCAGCTTGTCTATGAAGATATGCGCCTTCAGCGTTCGTCAGCGCCGATCCCGTCCCTCATGCCCGAGATCGTTCCGCGGGCCTTGCTTGAGCGAGTCTTTCCCCGCAAATATTCCGGTAAGGCCGTTTATCCAAGACAAAACTCTCTTTCGCCGGTCGACGAAAACAGGGCCAAATACGAGGGTTATGACGTCGAATCCCTCATAGGGGCCGCAGTAATGGCGCGAAGGGAGGCAGTGGAACGGGTGAAAGGATTTGACGAGAGATTCTTCTTCTTTCTTGAAGAGTCGGACCTTTGTGCAAGGATACGGACCGAAGGATTGCGGGTTGTTCTCTTTCCTGGGGCAAAGGTAATACATTTGCAGGGAAAGACTGTAAGGAAAAGCTGGGTCAACGGAAGAATAGAGTACAATATCTCTATGTACAAGTTCATAAGAAAACATTACTCGTCCATATATTACCGATGTTTTCAGCTTGTGAGGTTTGTAAAAGCCACTGTATTTCTTGCTGTTCTGACATGTCTGCCAATCCTCCTTATCGGGAAGAGAACAAGACGGACTTATACATACTATGCCCGCCTTGTAATGTGGCATTTTTCCGGGTGTCCCGACGACGCCGGACTGCACCCGACTGTTAAGGTCCAATCCAGGGCTCACTAAATTCTTTTTCTTGAGCCTCACAACCAGATTTTCAATTCTAATAACCATGCGCCCTGACAGTTCAATACATGGAACAAAGTCAAACTGACCATTAAACGCATAAAACCATACCAAAACATCGCAACTAACTCTTGACTATATGGGATCTTTAATATAGAACGGGTATACAAACAAGAGATTAACTTCCTCAAAAAAGGAGCGTTTAGAATGACGAATATACAACACAGACCTTTCGCAATACTTTTATCGGCAACGTGTATACTAACCCTGATGCTTTTATGTGAGGCTCCCGCATGTGCGGAGGATTTCACGCTGGCCGCGGGAGACTATCATTCCCTTACACTTAAAGAAGACGGTACGGTATGGACATGGGGAAGGAATAATTACGGACAACTCGGTGATGGGACCACTACTCAACGCTCTGTCCCAGTGCAGGTGAAGGGCAAAGATGGCGTTGGTTGTTTGACCGGTGTTACGGCCATTACTGGGGGAATCAATCATTCTCTCGCACTCAAAAGCGACGGCACGGTGTGAGTGTGGGGATATAATAAGTACGGTCAATTGGGTGATGGGACCACTACTCAACGCCTCACCCCGGTAAAGGGGCAGGGGTTATCTGACAGATAACAAGAATAGGTATATTTAACTAAAAAGGTATACCATACGCTTGAGGCAGGGGATAAATAAACCGCCTCCTGTCAGGCAAACAAATGAACTAAAAAACCGCTGATTGCAAGTACGACATGCAGCCGGCGGTTTTTTATCCGTTAACATCTCTATTTGACGTGACCATTTGACGTGATTTCAAGTAGACGCCTCCATAGATATTAATCATTAGAACTGAAGAACATTAAGGGCAATTGATCGGAAAATTACGCAAAGACAGAGAGTACTTATTGGCTGCCACATCCGCCCAGGGGCGGCAGCGTGCCGAACGGATCCTTATAAGGCATGACCGCCAGTCTGTGCTTTAGGGCGCTCGGTCTGGAATAATTTTTCGTTTACATTTAACATTCGCCTATCCATACCTCCTGTGTTATTATATTGACAAAAAAGAGCCGAAAAGTTTGGTCCCATGACCAACCTGGGGCCGGCTCTAATATGGCCGGAGGGCATAGGAGGCCCGCAGAGCGAGATGAAGTCTCCTGCCGGTCGTGACCGGCGGAATGAATCGCGCCCCTCATAACGTCCCGGAATAAAGGAGTTTTTTCGATGACACGAGCGTTAATTACGGGAATAACAGGCCAGGATGGCAGCTACCTGGCGGAATTTTTGTTGAGCAAGGGGTACGAAGTCCACGGATTGATACGTCGCGCGAGTACGTTCAATACGGGCAGAATTGATCACATTTACTCAGACCCTCATACCCCAGGCATGAGATTATTCCTGCACTACGGCGACCTTTCGGATTCGGGTCAGCTTATTAATCTTGTATATAATATACAGCCGGACGAAATATATCATGTGGGGGCCCAGAGCCATGTGAAGGTCAGTTTCGATATGCCCGAGTACACAGGGGACATAACGGGCCTTGGGACCACAAGGATAATTGATGCGGTCCGTGGAAGCGGAATAAGTGCGAAATTTTACCAGGCTTCTTCGTCTGAGCTGTTTGGTGCCTCCCTTCCACCGCAAAACGAAAATACGCCGTTCTACCCCAGGAGTCCTTACGGGGCTGCAAAACTCTACGCCTACTGGATGACAGTGAACTACAGGCAGGGATACGGCATGTTTGCATGCAACGGCATTCTCTTCAACCACGAATCCCCCCGAAGGGGTGAGACTTTTGTCACCAGGAAGATAACGAGGGCTGTGGCGAATATCCTGACGGGCAATCAGAGGCGGCTCTATCTCGGCAACCTGAACGCCAAAAGAGACTGGGGTTTCGCACCGGAATATATCGAAATGATGTGGCTCATGCTTCAGCAAGACAGGCCCGACGATTACGTAGTGGGGACAGGCGACAGCCACTCAATCAAAGAATTCCTCAATCTTGCCTTCCGTTACATCGGTATTGAACTGGGTTGGGAGGGAAATGGTCCCGATGAAAAAGGAGTGATCCGTTCCATGGCGCCACGGGTCTCCCTTGCCGCATCGCAGCTTAGCGTCGGAGACATTCTTGTTGAAGTCGATCCCCGTTATTTCAGGCCGACAGAGGTCGATTTCCTGCAGGCCGACATTTCAAAGGCAAAGGAGAAGTTGGACTGGCAGCCGAGGACAACATTTGACGAACTGGTCAAAATCATGATTGATTACGATCTCAAGATGGTGGGTATCGAGCCTCCCGGAGACGGCATCACATCTTCCATATGTAAAGGATTCACCTATACGAACCACGATTTTGCCTTTTACGAAAAAATTCGGGAAGGGTGCTGAAGGATGGATTTAGGCGCAACAGCGGCCTTGGGCGGGCTTAGAGACAAGCGGATTACGATTACAGGCGGCAAAGGCTTCCTCGGGGCCCATCTGGTCGGCAAACTTCAAGCACAGGGATACGAGCATTTATCCATTGCCGATATTCCAGAATACGACCTCAGATTCGCCGAGAGTGTAAGCAGGATGTACGATGACCTGAGACCCGACGTTGTCGTTCATCTGGCGGCTAATGTGGGTGGAATAGGATATAACCAGGCCAATCCAGGCGTCCTGTTTTATGATAACGCGATAATGGGCGTCCAGTTGATGCACGAGGGATATCTCAGGCATATCGAAAAATTTGTGGCCTTGGGAACAATATGCTCCTATCCGAAATTTACCCCTGTGCCGTTTAAGGAAGATGATCTCTGGAGCGGATATCCCGAAGAGACAAACGCGCCCTACGGTCTGGCAAAAAAGATGATGCTGGTGCAGTCGCAGGCGTACAGACAGCAATACGGCTTCAATTCCATATTCATCCTGCCGGTCAATCTTTACGGCCCGGGCGATAATTTCAGCTTTAGATCTTCCCATGTGGTTCCCGCCCTCATCAGAAAATTCCACCTGGCCAATCTTCTCGCTAACGGTAATTTTGACTCCATCAAGAGAGATTTCATGAGAAACGGAGATAATGTATTAGAGCTTCCGTCCGGCGTCATTGAGCTTGGCATGGATTCTCCCCTGGAAGATGTGCTGACAGTTGTGAACTTCTATGGTATTTCTCTCTCCGCGGGGTCCTCCGGCCGTCAGGCCGTCGTTGAGGTCTGGGGTACCGGCAGTGCCACCCGCGAGTTTTTTTACGTGGAAGATGCTGCGGAGGCAATCCTTCTAGCCATGGAGCGATACAACCTAAGTGATCCCGTAAATATAGGCGCCGGCTTCGAAATATCCATAAGGGACTTGGCCGGCATGTTAACCGTGTTGACCGGTTTCAAAGGACGGATAGTATGGAACTCCTCCAAACCGGA is part of the Syntrophobacterales bacterium genome and encodes:
- a CDS encoding alanine--glyoxylate aminotransferase family protein translates to MQKRYLLAPGPTAIPPEVLLKMAEPIIHHRNPLFEAIVEEVRENLKYLFGTKNEVLIFTSSGTGAMEGAVTNMLSPGDKTAVVRSGKFGERWSKICSAYGVETIDIDVPWGDLLDPRAIDDVLKVHPEVKAVYTQATDTSTGAKFPVREIAAIVKRYPGTLMVVDGITGVGVFELPQDEWNIDILISGAQKALMLPPGLAFAGVSDKAWEFSKTSKIPKFYFNWARELTNMKKNQTNFTPAISLIIGLRESLRIIREEGLANVYRRIDLLANATREAACALGLKVFAKSPSPAVTAIVAPDGIDGQAIYKTLWKKYGVTGAGGQDQLKGKVFRIATLGYADKYDVITAISALEFTLRDLGYKFEMGAGVAKAVDCLKDL
- a CDS encoding glycosyltransferase family 2 protein produces the protein MNRTGSVDSGKILSIVIITKDTKDLLKDLLTSIGQDASTQFSLLEIIVVDNGSTDGTDVMVREEFSGILLVKNGANLGFAASANAGFRQSSGEFVLFLNSDTILIEGELSKMLRYMVHNRDVGICGPQLVYEDMRLQRSSAPIPSLMPEIVPRALLERVFPRKYSGKAVYPRQNSLSPVDENRAKYEGYDVESLIGAAVMARREAVERVKGFDERFFFFLEESDLCARIRTEGLRVVLFPGAKVIHLQGKTVRKSWVNGRIEYNISMYKFIRKHYSSIYYRCFQLVRFVKATVFLAVLTCLPILLIGKRTRRTYTYYARLVMWHFSGCPDDAGLHPTVKVQSRAH
- a CDS encoding GDP-L-fucose synthase, which translates into the protein MDLGATAALGGLRDKRITITGGKGFLGAHLVGKLQAQGYEHLSIADIPEYDLRFAESVSRMYDDLRPDVVVHLAANVGGIGYNQANPGVLFYDNAIMGVQLMHEGYLRHIEKFVALGTICSYPKFTPVPFKEDDLWSGYPEETNAPYGLAKKMMLVQSQAYRQQYGFNSIFILPVNLYGPGDNFSFRSSHVVPALIRKFHLANLLANGNFDSIKRDFMRNGDNVLELPSGVIELGMDSPLEDVLTVVNFYGISLSAGSSGRQAVVEVWGTGSATREFFYVEDAAEAILLAMERYNLSDPVNIGAGFEISIRDLAGMLTVLTGFKGRIVWNSSKPDGQPRRMLNVTRARESFGFQAQTPFSEGLKRTMEWYTRPEVG
- a CDS encoding HAD family hydrolase — its product is MSEETGTETIPVIKGVIFDFDGTLTELTLDFRFMKAEIVKIVRRYVQEETVTALKDHPILEMIYEAEDRLGKTGAKLRQEAFERLRILELEASMGKEVYPYTREVLALIKKKSVKVGVITRSCIDVLRGVFPDIDEYVMGIVTREHLREVKPHPGQAYAISSLLSIYPEESMLAGDHPTDIAAGKAAGMKTVGLLTGRTTKHEFEKAGATYILEDIRGIPDLIH
- the gmd gene encoding GDP-mannose 4,6-dehydratase, encoding MTRALITGITGQDGSYLAEFLLSKGYEVHGLIRRASTFNTGRIDHIYSDPHTPGMRLFLHYGDLSDSGQLINLVYNIQPDEIYHVGAQSHVKVSFDMPEYTGDITGLGTTRIIDAVRGSGISAKFYQASSSELFGASLPPQNENTPFYPRSPYGAAKLYAYWMTVNYRQGYGMFACNGILFNHESPRRGETFVTRKITRAVANILTGNQRRLYLGNLNAKRDWGFAPEYIEMMWLMLQQDRPDDYVVGTGDSHSIKEFLNLAFRYIGIELGWEGNGPDEKGVIRSMAPRVSLAASQLSVGDILVEVDPRYFRPTEVDFLQADISKAKEKLDWQPRTTFDELVKIMIDYDLKMVGIEPPGDGITSSICKGFTYTNHDFAFYEKIREGC
- a CDS encoding TRAP transporter large permease: MNEVIVGIIGLAVVLILFLTGIELAFAMIAIGFLGFGYLISWDAALNLLAKDFFDVLNSYGFTVIPLFILMGQVAFNSGIAKRLFDAAYKYIGHIPGGLAMATVAGATAFKSICGSSPATAATFASVAVPEMERYGYDKRLSTGIVSSVGTLGVLLPPSVTLIIFGIITDQSIGRLFLAGILPGLMIAAFFVAIVYGWCKINPKIGPKGPKSSWSERIKAVPEIGWVVLVFVLVIGGILKGFFTPTEAGSVGTFLVLLLTFGKRDLNFKGYLKSVMESVCTACMVLMLIAGSTVLGHFIAVTKIPMIAADWIVSLPLHPAIIMIFISLIYLVGGSFIDDLAFMILATPIFFPAIQQLGYNPLWFGMMIGITVMIGVVVPPVAINVFVVKQITKIPFGVIYSGVYPFLISLVVGGIVLFVFPQLATWLPNMLMPG